In Fimbriimonadaceae bacterium, the genomic window CCAGGGGCAATTTCCTTCGCTTCGGTGAGGAGTTTCCGGCAAAGGTCCGCCTGGCCGCGCTGACGGGCAAGCCTGGCTTCGCGAAGCAGGCGCTCTGCTCTCTCGAGCGTCGCCGGATCCGGTGCCTCGGGCAGTTTCGGCGCTTCCGACTCAGGGCTGGGCGCTATTCCATCAAGTTCGGGTCGTTCTGCAGGTTGGTCCACAGTGTCTCCAGATCATAGAATTGGCGCTTTTCCTCGCGCATGACATGAAACACGACGTCGCCGTAGTCATATAGGACCCATCCGCCACCCTGATCGTTCACGCGAAGTGGCCTTACGCCCTTTTCGCGAAGCTTTTCAGCGACACGCTCAGCAATCGCATTGACATGCACATCGCTGTTGCCCGAACAAATGACGAAGTAATCCGTTACCGAAGTCTTTTGGCGAACATCGAGGACCTCGGATCGCTCCGCCTTGATGTCGTCGGCAAACTCCAGAATGAGGTCGGTCTTTTCCTTCGATGTCAATATTTAATCCTTATAGAGCTTATTCGCTTCGATATATTCTGCAACCTCAGCGGTTACGTAGCGGGTGATCGGTCGGCAATGGTGGATCAGATCGCGAATCTCGGTCGACGATATCGGATTAGCTTTCATGTCCACAAAATCCACCTTGTCGTGGAGGGCTTCCGGTAGCCGCCGCATGACGTCGCTATGACGGTGGGGTGGCCGCATGACCACCGCAAACCTCGCCAACTGAGCCAGCCGCAGCGGCTGCTTCCAGTCGCCAAGTCCCATCGCGCTGTCGCTTCCGAGCAGGAGCCAATAGTCTCCTGGTTTGGACAAGGTCAGCTCGGTCAAGGTTTCCACGGTGTAGCTAAATCCCTTCCTCGAGATCTCAATGTCCGACAGCGACAGGCCAGGCTGATCACGGATGAGGAGCTCCACCATCTGTTGACGCTGCTTGGGCGTAGCGTGCCCCTTGCTCTGCTTGAACGGGCTCCGAAAGGCCGGCACAAACACCACTTCGTCGAGTTCCAATGACGTTCGGACGGCCTTGGCAAGCTGCAGGTGGCCGAGATGGGGGGGATCGAAGCTACCGCCAAAGACCCCAATTCTCATACCTTGTCATCAAACGAGAACATATAATCGCCGATGATTACGGTGTCGCCGTCCTTTGCTCCGGCTTCTCGAAGCTTGTCGATCACTCCCAAACGTGTAAACCTTCGATGAAGATACCGTAGTGCGTCGCGATTTCCCAGATCGGTCATCGCCACCATCCGCCGGATTCGCCTACCCACCAGCTCCCAGCCGAGTTCATGAGGCTTGACGTCCCACTCTCCCTGGTCGTCTCGCCGCTGAAGCGTGGGCATGATCACCTGGACCGGTGCATCCTCTTCAGCCTTGTGGATGGCGTCCAGCATGGCGAAAAGCAACGCCTCTAGACCCTCGCCGGTGGCCGCGCTGATGGGAAATAGGGGTATGCCCAGCTCTTCGAACCTTTCCCTGCGCTCGCCGTACTGTCCGGCCGGTGCGAGGTCGATCTTGTTGAGCGCGAGGAGACGGGGCCGTGCCGCAATGTCCGACGAGTACTTCTGAAGCTCACCTTCGATAAGACGATAATTTGCAATCGGATCGGATTCGTCGATAGGGAAGAGGTCGACCAAGTGAACCAGCGCCTTCGTCCGCTCGGTATGTCTTAGGAATTGATGCCCAAGGCCGACCCCTTCGCTTGCTCCTTCGATAAGCCCTGGCAAGTCGGCGACAACGAACGTCTCTCCCGCATGGCTGACCACACCGAGATTCGGCGTGATCGTTGTGAATGGATAGTCCCCGATCTTGGGTCGCGCCGCACTGATTCGACTCAATAGCGTGCTCTTGCCGGCGTTCGGTAAGCCAATCAATCCGATGTCAGCGACGAGTTTCAGCTCGAGTCTCGCCCGAACCGTTTCGCCAGGCGCACCCTTTTCCGCGAAGTTGGGTACCTGCCGCACGCTCGATACGTAGTGGAGGTTGCCTCGTCCTCCCCGCCCGCCACGGCAAATGACGTACTTCATGCCGTGCACGTTTAGATCGACCAGCAGCTCACCGAGATCCAGATCGGTTACGGTCGTGCCAACCGGAACCTTGATCTCGATGCCGCCTCCACTCGCGCCCTTCTTGTTGCCGATCGCATGCTTCCCTTGGGGGGCTTCGTATCTGGGCTTCAGCTTGAAGTCGTAGAGGGTGCGACGGTTGCGATCGGCAATGAGCACCACATCGCCCCCACGGCCGCCATCGGCACCATTGGGTCCGCCTCGGGGAACGTGCTTTTCTCGGTGAAAGGACACCGCTCCCGAACCGCCGTCTCCGGAGACGAACTCCGCGATCGCCTCATCGAGAAACATCGATCAGTCAGTTTACTTGGCTAGGGGCATCTGGGAACTAACTGGTGAGCCAGACGCGAAGTAGGACATCCTTTTGATTGCAAGGATGCGCTCCACCTCTGCTTGGAATTTGCTCGGTCTGGTCGTTACCCTCCTCCTGCTCGGTCTCATCTTCCACTTTCGGCTTGAGAGCGGGTTCCTGACACGGGGCAACCTCGAGACGATTGCACGCCAAAGCGCCATCGTCCTTCTCACTGCCCTGGGGATGACCTTCATCATCGTGAGTGGAGGCATCGATTTGAGCGTTGGCTCGATGGTCGCCCTCGTTACGGTCGTCATTGCCTGGTGCCTCGCCCGAGAGGCGAGCCCTGCTGTGGCACTCGTCGCTGGGCTGGCTGCGGGTGTCGTCTGTGGACTTGCCAATGGCAGCCTGATTGTCGGTCTTGGAGTCGGTCCGTTCATCGTGACACTGGGCACTCTGCTCCTCTTCAGGGGCATGGCGAAGGGCCTCGCGAACGAGCAGAAGATCGACGCTCCCCTCTCATGGCTCAACGACTTCCTTGCCGTGCTTCCACCCGACCGCAAGTGGATGGTGGTCCCGGTCGGCGTATGGGTCGCGATCCTGGCTGCGGTTGCGATGTCGATGGTCCTGCGGCGGTCCCCGTTTGGTCGGGCGGTCGTTGCCGTCGGCGGGAATGAGCAGGCAGCCCGCTATTCCGGTGTGCAAGTAGGTCGTGTCAAGCTGGCCGTGTTTGCCCTGGGCGGGCTCTTTGCCGGCATCGCGGGTCTTATGCAGTTCTCCCGCCTTACGGTTGGCGATCCCACGGTGGCGCAAGGATTGGAGCTGGACGCCATTGCCGCTGTGGTGATTGGCGGCGCCAGCCTCAGCGGAGGGAAGGGAACCATTTTCGGTACCGTCTTGGGTGCGTTGATCATGACCGTCCTACGAGCGGGACTCAGTCAGATGGGGCTTCCCAATTGGGTTCAGGAGATCGTCACCGGTACCGTGATCGTTGCAGCGGTAGCACTGGACCGGCTGCGTACCCGGACCTAGCTCAAACGCAAGCCCAACTCTGCCCACTGCTGGGAGTCGATGGTGCTCGGAGCATCCATCAGCGGGTCGTATCCCTGCCCAATCTTCGGGAACGCCATCACCTCTCGAATGTTGTCGTCATCCATCAGGAACATCACCAAACGGTCGATTCCGGGAGCGATGCCGCCGTGGGGAGGGGCGCCATAGGAAAACGCTTCGAGAATGTGGCCAAACCGCGCCTGCTGCGTCTCTTCGTTTACGCCGAGAAGCGTGAAGACCCGCGCTTGGACATCTGGGCGATGGATTCGGATCGAACCTGAAGCCCATTCCACGCCGTTGCAAACGATGTCATAACAGTCGGCGCGAATACGACCGGGATCGGTTTCGATCAAATCCATGTCGGCGGCCTTGGGAGAGGTAAAGGGGTGGTGGGTGGCGTCCCAGCGATTGGCGTCCGGATTCCAATCCACGAGCGGGAAGTCGATGACGTAGCAGAACGCGAGCTTGCGCTTATCGCGGAGCCCGCATCGCTCGCCGATCTCGTTCCGAAGCCGGTACAGCACGTCGCAGCCCTTGCGATAGTCGTCAGCAATGAAGCAGAGCAGGTCGCCCGCTTCGGCCTCCCCTTTCGCCGCGATCGCTTCAAGCATCGCGGGCGGGAAGAACTTGGCGATTGACCCCTTGGCAGCGAGCCCGTTGCTGAGCGGAATCGTCCCTTCTTCGCCCCCACCCGTCGCCACAAACCCGACTGAGGCCATCCCCTTCGCGCCAAACTCCTTGGCGAATTCTTCGAGCACGCCGACGTCCTTGCGCGAAAGAGCGGCGCCGCCTGGATAGCGTACGCCGCGAATCTTGCCCCCCGATTCGAGCACGGCTTTGAAGACGCCGAACTCAGATCCGGCGACGACCTCGGATATGTCAAAGATCTCCAGCCCGAACCTTAAGTCAGGTTTGTCGCAGGCGAACCGCTCCATCGACTCGTCGTAGGTGAGTCGCTGGAAAGGAGCGACCGGTTCCTTTTCGAGGCCGAACTCCTCAATGAGCTCGTTGATCACCTTCAGCGTCAAGCCCTCCATGAGCGTGAGCACGTCCTCTTGGGTGCAGAAGCTCATTTCAAGGTCGAGCTGCGTGAATTCAGGCTGGCGGTCGCTGCGCTGCGCTTCGTCGCGGAAGCATTTTGCGATCTGGTAGTACCGTTCGATCCCGCTCACCATCAAGAGCTGCTTGTACTGCTGCGGGCTCTGCGGCAATGCATAGAAGAGACCCGGCTCCAACCTATACGGAACCAGGTAGTCGCGAGCGCCTTCCGGAGTGGATTTAGTGAAGATCGGGGTCTCAACCTCAACGAAGTCGCGCACGTCGAGATAGGCGCGGATCTTTCGAATCGCGGCCGCCCGCAGAGCCAGCCGCTTGTACATCGAGGGCCGCCTCAAGTCCAGATACCGGTGCTTGAGCCTTAGCTCCTCGTTGACCGCAGCCATCTGGTCTTCATCGCTGAGCGGAAACGGCAAGGGCTTAGCCGGTCCCAAGATCTGGAAACCAGCGACCACCACCTCGATGTCACCGGTTCCCATTTTTGCGTTCTTGTTGGAGTCGTCCCGCTCCTTCACCTTGCCGGTAATGCTCAAGCACGTCTCAGCCCGAATGTCGTCGTAATTGGGATGAGCGGCGGGGTCGATCATGAGCTGAACGATGCCGGTGCGGTCGCGAAGATCGACGAAGCAGAGCCCGCCAAGGTCGCGCACCTTGTGTGCCCAACCGTTTAACGTGATGGTCTGGCCGACGTGCGAAAGCCGAGGCTCGCCGCAGGAATGCGTCCTCTGTTCAAAGCTCATGAATGGCAAAGAGGATACCGCGCCGCCTACTCGTATCCCGGGCGATGGTGGATGTCCACCTCGTAGATTCCAGCCAGATCCATCTCGCTCATCGATTCGATCGATTCGAATCGGCCGACAAGCGCGACCGCGTCGCCACCATCTTGAATCGCCAGGCTTCCCAGCATGCCGAACTTATGGGTGAGGATCGACCGAAGATCGGCAGTGGTATTGCGGGCATGGCCCGCCGGATACATGACGAGCCCCGAGCTGAAGGTGCGGCCACCGGCTCGAATCTCCAAGGAGGTCGGAATCCCGTCCGGATATTTCGCATCATAGTCCGGACCGCCGTGCCGAAACTCGATCTTCTCCATGAGCTTACGCGTCAGCGGGTGGAAGATGGCCGAATCGCTCACCTGATAGTCGTAAGGCGACAGCATCAGCGACTTCCAGTGACCGTCATTGGCTCCGCCAGTCGGAGTCACAGGACCGGCTTCGATCGCTTTTCGCAGCAAGGTCGCGACGATGTACGCCATGGAGTGGTCGGCGCTCTGACGTGTCTTCGGATCCTTCTTCATCGGGTTGCCGATGATGCCAAAGGCCGGCTCGTAGGCGTCGATCGTGATCGATTCGATGGATCCACCACCGTTCTCAAGCAGAACGGGGTTTGCGGCGATCAAATCGATCATGCCTTGCAGCGCCCCAGCGGATTGGTGCTCGTAGAGGCCGAGCTTGAAGTGCATCCCCATCACGGCGAAGTCGTCGCCCGAATGAGACAGAACTAGTTCGAACGGAGAATCGCCCTGCTCCTTCCATCGCTCGGCGCCCTGTGTTGTCGGCTCGAAGAAGCGGAAGATCGCTTCAGGATTGCGGAAGATGTCGCGCGGACCCATGAAGCCGGCCATTGAGCGTTTCACACAGAGAATTGCAGCTTCGGTCGAAATCGCCGCGGACGCTCCCTTCGAGTCACTAAGCTGCTTGCCGGCACGAATCGCACGCCACGGAATGTAGTGCGCCACAAACATCCCGATGGCGCTTTCGATCTGTTCGGCGGTGGCCCCCATCAGCGCGCCATAGGTCGCGGCCGACCCGATCGCGCCGTGGACAACGTGGTCGATCTTGTAGGACTTTAAGCTGAAAACTTCGGCAAGACGGCCGCGAATTTCGTCCAGGAGCACCATCGCCCGAAGGGCCGTCGCGCCGTCCAGATGACGTTGCTGACAGGCGGCCACCACAACCGGATAAAAGTCGTTATGGCCGAACTCGCCGGCGATGTGGCCCCGTTCGGGCCGATAGCCAAAATTGGTGCCGTTGCTATCCCATTCCCGGACCGCCGCACTGTTGGCCGCGATCGCTTTCTCGGCCATCACTTGCTGGTTGCTTCCGAAAACAAAAGCCCCCTTTGCGGGATCTTCGGTGCGATACTCGAGGGCCTCCTGACGAAGCAAAGTCGGGGCATTCGTCTCCAGCGCCAACGCCGAAAGTCCACACAAAACCGCGTCGGTATGGAACAGTCGGGTCCGTTCCAGAACAGCGGCTGAGGGGCCCGGGCCCAGGCTTCCGGACATGAAGTCGAGGGCAAACTGGCCGATGCCGAGGGCTTGGTTCGAATCGCGGGGAAGGATGACGGGGGAGCTCATCAACAGCCCCAGATTATGGCATTCGCAGGCAGCTGATCCGGGTAAGGGACACCGTGGCTAAGCGTGTTTGGCTGCAGCCAGAGCGAGAACCACAAACAGCTCTTCGACCTCGGTGTTGTTCCAGTCCACCTTCGGGAGCTTCCGTGCACGCTTGACGATCCGGGTGATCGCCGAGGGTTCGTTGCCGGCCGAGAACTCCGATAGCGCATCGGACAAGTCCGGTACGACCCGTCTCAACGGCTTGGTCGCTTCGATAAGGGCTGCATCCCGGGCCATGCCATCCAGCATCATCATCCGGTAGGTTTCCCACTCGACATCCAGCATGTGGGCGACACCGAGCAGACAACGGCGTCTCGTGATCATCGAGACGCAGTTGGCAGCCTGCTTGAGAATCAGTGGGATGTCTTCCGTGGCTCCCAAGCGCCCAAGAGCATAGGCGACCTCGCTGGCTGCATCGTCGGAGAACCGCTCAAGCGATTCGCGAAGCTGGCCCACGCAAGACCTGAGGTCCATGTCGACGACCGCTTCTGCCGCGGCAATTCGCACACTGGGGAGTGGATCGAATAGGGCATCAGCGATCACGAACTCGGCTTGGGGGTCGCCAATAGATCGGAGGGCCTGAAGTGCCGAACGCCGCAAGTCAGGATCGGTCGATTTTGAAGCTGCGGCGCAGAGCGCGCCCACCGCGCTCGTGTCGCCGATCGTGCCCAGGGCACGGGCCGATGCGCGCCGGATGGCCGTCCGTGGACTATCCAGCAGCTTCACCAGGTAAGGCACGGCGTCTCGGTCGGCGATCTCGCCCAGGGCCAAAACCGTTTCTTCCTCGACGAGGTCTGGGTGGTCCTCGAGCTGGTGGATGAGCGCACGGGCGGCATCGCCACGGCCGAGCTTGGCCAAGGCGGTCGCGGCTCGCCGGCGCACCCTGGGCGAAGGGTCGTGAAGCGACTTGATGACTTCGTCGGTCGCCAGCAGGTAATTGCGGTCGGCCACTTCGGCAATGGCGCTCTCCCGCTCCTCGACGTCGCCGGAGTGCGTGAGCGTCTTGAGGGCCATGATGCCGGCCGGTGTAACCCGCTTCAGATCGCTCAAGGTCCCCGAGATCGAGACCGAGCCTTCTTCCTTAACCGGCCAGAGGAAGGCCACCGCCGCGCCCCTCATCAGCATGCAGACTCCGAAGACCCACTTGTACGCGGTGATCGGATCCATCGTAAGACGCAACTGGGACATGAGAGCGGCTCCCAGCATGGGCGAAACGGCGCCAATGACGGCCTGGAGCGCCAGGCCGATGCCGATGTAATTCGCGCGATCCGACTCTTTGGCGGTGGCAAGCAGCAGATTGAGTTGGCAAACCACGATGCCGCCCCACATCGCGCCGGAAAACAGGTGG contains:
- the rsfS gene encoding Ribosomal silencing factor RsfS; protein product: MTSKEKTDLILEFADDIKAERSEVLDVRQKTSVTDYFVICSGNSDVHVNAIAERVAEKLREKGVRPLRVNDQGGGWVLYDYGDVVFHVMREEKRQFYDLETLWTNLQNDPNLME
- the nadD gene encoding Nicotinate-nucleotide adenylyltransferase — encoded protein: MRIGVFGGSFDPPHLGHLQLAKAVRTSLELDEVVFVPAFRSPFKQSKGHATPKQRQQMVELLIRDQPGLSLSDIEISRKGFSYTVETLTELTLSKPGDYWLLLGSDSAMGLGDWKQPLRLAQLARFAVVMRPPHRHSDVMRRLPEALHDKVDFVDMKANPISSTEIRDLIHHCRPITRYVTAEVAEYIEANKLYKD
- the obg gene encoding GTPase Obg — its product is MFLDEAIAEFVSGDGGSGAVSFHREKHVPRGGPNGADGGRGGDVVLIADRNRRTLYDFKLKPRYEAPQGKHAIGNKKGASGGGIEIKVPVGTTVTDLDLGELLVDLNVHGMKYVICRGGRGGRGNLHYVSSVRQVPNFAEKGAPGETVRARLELKLVADIGLIGLPNAGKSTLLSRISAARPKIGDYPFTTITPNLGVVSHAGETFVVADLPGLIEGASEGVGLGHQFLRHTERTKALVHLVDLFPIDESDPIANYRLIEGELQKYSSDIAARPRLLALNKIDLAPAGQYGERRERFEELGIPLFPISAATGEGLEALLFAMLDAIHKAEEDAPVQVIMPTLQRRDDQGEWDVKPHELGWELVGRRIRRMVAMTDLGNRDALRYLHRRFTRLGVIDKLREAGAKDGDTVIIGDYMFSFDDKV
- the rbsC_3 gene encoding Ribose import permease protein RbsC; amino-acid sequence: MRSTSAWNLLGLVVTLLLLGLIFHFRLESGFLTRGNLETIARQSAIVLLTALGMTFIIVSGGIDLSVGSMVALVTVVIAWCLAREASPAVALVAGLAAGVVCGLANGSLIVGLGVGPFIVTLGTLLLFRGMAKGLANEQKIDAPLSWLNDFLAVLPPDRKWMVVPVGVWVAILAAVAMSMVLRRSPFGRAVVAVGGNEQAARYSGVQVGRVKLAVFALGGLFAGIAGLMQFSRLTVGDPTVAQGLELDAIAAVVIGGASLSGGKGTIFGTVLGALIMTVLRAGLSQMGLPNWVQEIVTGTVIVAAVALDRLRTRT
- the aspS gene encoding Aspartate--tRNA ligase; translation: MSFEQRTHSCGEPRLSHVGQTITLNGWAHKVRDLGGLCFVDLRDRTGIVQLMIDPAAHPNYDDIRAETCLSITGKVKERDDSNKNAKMGTGDIEVVVAGFQILGPAKPLPFPLSDEDQMAAVNEELRLKHRYLDLRRPSMYKRLALRAAAIRKIRAYLDVRDFVEVETPIFTKSTPEGARDYLVPYRLEPGLFYALPQSPQQYKQLLMVSGIERYYQIAKCFRDEAQRSDRQPEFTQLDLEMSFCTQEDVLTLMEGLTLKVINELIEEFGLEKEPVAPFQRLTYDESMERFACDKPDLRFGLEIFDISEVVAGSEFGVFKAVLESGGKIRGVRYPGGAALSRKDVGVLEEFAKEFGAKGMASVGFVATGGGEEGTIPLSNGLAAKGSIAKFFPPAMLEAIAAKGEAEAGDLLCFIADDYRKGCDVLYRLRNEIGERCGLRDKRKLAFCYVIDFPLVDWNPDANRWDATHHPFTSPKAADMDLIETDPGRIRADCYDIVCNGVEWASGSIRIHRPDVQARVFTLLGVNEETQQARFGHILEAFSYGAPPHGGIAPGIDRLVMFLMDDDNIREVMAFPKIGQGYDPLMDAPSTIDSQQWAELGLRLS